From Mustela erminea isolate mMusErm1 chromosome 1, mMusErm1.Pri, whole genome shotgun sequence, a single genomic window includes:
- the ANAPC13 gene encoding anaphase-promoting complex subunit 13: protein MDSEVQRDGRILDLIDDAWREDKLPYEDVAIPLNELPEPEQDNGGTTESVKEQEMKWTDLALQYLHENVPPVGN from the exons ATGGACAGTGAGGTACAGAGAGATGGAAGGATCTTGGATTTGATTGACGATGCTTGGCGAGAAGATAAGCTGCCATATGAGGATGTTGCAATACCACTG AATGAGCTTCCTGAACCTGAACAGGACAACGGTGGCACCACGGAATCTGTTAAGGAACAAGAAATGAAGTGGACCGACTTGGCCTTACAGTATCTCCATGAGAATGTTCCCCCTGTAGGAAACTAA